The following coding sequences lie in one Ignavibacteria bacterium genomic window:
- a CDS encoding DNA methyltransferase, with the protein MQEIIGKLKELLKNEDLKYIKEIIRSIKTDVKKLDNLDNGSIFVDKNILDKELQQILDTKSLDRTKHYIKILHKSLTELKVNKINDINLNRWKEYQDIWTESLWLIDKRDSSGAHSSSYHGNYVPQIPQQFIKRFTKKGDWVLDTFLGGGTTLIETQRLGRNGIGIELQEDVCNMARSNINKEENKHNVVTNIICGDSTELDYKKELEKMGVNNVQLVLLHPPYWNIIKFSDNKKDLSNCSDLETFIKMFGKIIDKSTEVLEKGRHMVLIISDIYNKSEWVPLGFYLMQEVLKRKYKLKSIIIKDFNNTKGKKQQTNIWRYRAMVGGFYIFKHEYIFLFEKK; encoded by the coding sequence ATGCAAGAAATTATAGGAAAGTTAAAAGAATTATTGAAGAATGAAGATTTAAAATACATAAAAGAAATTATTAGATCAATTAAAACCGATGTTAAAAAATTGGATAATCTTGATAACGGTTCAATATTTGTCGATAAAAATATTTTAGACAAAGAACTTCAACAAATACTTGATACTAAAAGTTTAGACAGAACAAAACATTACATTAAAATATTACACAAGAGTTTAACTGAATTAAAAGTAAATAAAATCAACGACATTAATCTTAATAGATGGAAAGAATACCAAGATATATGGACAGAATCATTATGGTTGATTGATAAGAGAGATTCATCAGGCGCTCATTCAAGTTCATATCATGGAAATTATGTTCCTCAAATACCACAACAGTTTATTAAAAGATTTACGAAAAAAGGTGATTGGGTTTTAGATACATTTCTTGGTGGTGGCACAACGCTTATAGAAACTCAAAGATTAGGTAGAAATGGTATAGGTATTGAGTTACAAGAAGATGTATGTAATATGGCTCGGTCTAATATCAATAAAGAAGAAAATAAACACAATGTAGTTACAAATATAATTTGTGGTGATAGTACAGAATTAGATTATAAAAAAGAATTAGAAAAAATGGGCGTTAATAATGTTCAATTGGTATTATTACACCCACCATATTGGAATATTATTAAATTTTCTGATAATAAAAAGGATTTATCAAATTGTTCAGATTTAGAAACTTTTATAAAAATGTTTGGTAAAATAATTGATAAATCCACTGAAGTTCTTGAAAAAGGAAGACACATGGTTCTTATAATTTCTGATATATATAATAAATCAGAATGGGTGCCACTAGGTTTCTATTTAATGCAAGAGGTCTTAAAAAGAAAATATAAATTAAAAAGCATTATTATTAAAGATTTTAATAATACAAAAGGTAAAAAACAACAAACCAATATATGGAGATACAGAGCTATGGTTGGTGGATTTTACATATTCAAACATGAATATATATTTTTGTTTGAAAAAAAATAA
- a CDS encoding bifunctional (p)ppGpp synthetase/guanosine-3',5'-bis(diphosphate) 3'-pyrophosphohydrolase, whose translation MKYLHTYENHKLSKFIHKVKKAKEFATKAHKGIYRKGFDDNGEKIPYIIHPDSVAKIVHEVENSEHIAHLIAAAYLHDTVEETNVTLKDIQKEFGDIVMQLVNELTSDKEKLKISGKEEYLIDKMIGMSNWALVIKLADRLHNVSDFKSIMAGNNEKRKKWAKEYAQQTKNIIEELEWYRDLSDTQQELIKRIKDKLKIVTEE comes from the coding sequence ATGAAATATTTACACACATATGAAAACCATAAACTTTCAAAATTTATACATAAAGTAAAAAAAGCCAAAGAATTTGCAACAAAAGCTCATAAAGGAATTTATAGAAAAGGTTTTGATGATAATGGAGAAAAAATACCTTATATTATACATCCTGATTCTGTTGCTAAGATTGTTCATGAAGTTGAAAATTCTGAACATATTGCTCATTTAATTGCAGCAGCTTATCTACATGATACTGTTGAAGAAACAAATGTTACATTAAAAGATATACAAAAAGAATTTGGTGATATAGTTATGCAACTTGTAAACGAATTAACATCAGACAAAGAAAAATTAAAAATATCTGGTAAAGAAGAATATCTTATAGATAAAATGATAGGTATGTCAAATTGGGCATTAGTTATTAAATTAGCAGATAGACTTCACAATGTGAGTGATTTTAAATCGATTATGGCTGGTAATAATGAAAAAAGAAAAAAGTGGGCAAAGGAATATGCACAACAAACAAAAAATATTATTGAAGAATTGGAGTGGTATAGAGATTTGTCAGATACTCAACAAGAACTTATTAAAAGAATCAAAGATAAACTAAAAATAGTCACTGAAGAATAA
- a CDS encoding thioredoxin family protein: protein MNKIKTNELISKGFEVKNGKWYYKGNPCIIDFYADWCKPCKTQDTILSELKKYHNDVEFYKVNVEEEYELAELFSIKSLPTIIVCGKDETKTFTGFTTKQKIDDAINKVL, encoded by the coding sequence ATGAATAAAATCAAAACAAATGAATTAATTTCTAAAGGATTTGAAGTAAAAAATGGCAAATGGTATTACAAAGGCAATCCATGTATAATTGATTTTTATGCTGATTGGTGTAAACCATGTAAAACACAAGACACAATTTTGAGTGAATTAAAAAAATATCATAATGATGTTGAATTTTATAAAGTTAATGTAGAAGAAGAATATGAATTAGCGGAATTATTCTCAATTAAAAGTTTACCAACAATTATTGTATGTGGAAAAGATGAAACAAAAACATTTACAGGATTCACAACAAAACAAAAAATTGATGATGCAATTAATAAAGTTTTGTAA
- a CDS encoding DNA adenine methylase → MLISYFGGKKIQSKWIYSQITKDMKKNIKTFTEVFAGAFWVYINNDFSFCNKIIYNDINIYLTNFFACIREPKFIEYLKKQYEPGKILYFDQNVSKDQKKVYEHNYNKFKEIFMQYRQELYRDMLGKEIKINIPDIEIAFKYGFMLRHAFSGIPSEKIGFSYSASSYKEGKKAPEPKSQILLRNVNNEVIQNKLKKVTAFETFDFQKHIEKYDSKQTLFYADPPYYNHEGDYFRGNEHFGLSGHQRLADTLKSIDGKFILSYYDFEGLDKLYPKDKFYWKIKEFTKATTSIKKSDESKKGAEILIMNYQPEEKQIEREIDVENDNFWS, encoded by the coding sequence ATGTTAATTAGTTATTTTGGCGGCAAAAAAATACAATCTAAGTGGATATATTCACAAATCACAAAAGATATGAAAAAAAATATAAAAACTTTTACAGAAGTTTTTGCCGGTGCGTTTTGGGTATATATTAATAATGATTTTTCTTTCTGTAATAAAATAATTTACAATGATATAAATATTTATCTTACAAATTTTTTCGCCTGTATTAGAGAACCAAAGTTTATAGAATATCTCAAAAAACAATATGAGCCAGGTAAAATATTATATTTTGACCAAAATGTTAGTAAAGACCAGAAAAAAGTTTATGAACACAATTATAACAAATTCAAGGAGATATTTATGCAATATCGACAGGAATTGTATAGAGATATGTTGGGTAAAGAAATAAAAATAAATATACCTGATATTGAAATAGCTTTTAAATATGGTTTTATGTTAAGACATGCTTTTTCTGGAATACCATCCGAAAAAATTGGATTTTCTTATTCAGCATCTTCATACAAAGAAGGTAAAAAAGCACCAGAACCAAAATCACAAATATTATTAAGAAATGTTAATAATGAAGTTATTCAAAACAAACTTAAAAAAGTAACTGCTTTTGAAACATTTGATTTTCAAAAGCATATAGAAAAATACGATTCAAAACAAACATTATTTTATGCAGATCCACCATACTATAATCACGAAGGTGATTATTTTAGAGGTAATGAACATTTTGGTTTGAGTGGACACCAAAGATTGGCGGATACACTTAAAAGTATAGACGGTAAATTTATATTATCTTATTATGATTTTGAGGGTTTGGATAAATTATATCCAAAAGATAAATTTTATTGGAAAATAAAAGAATTTACAAAAGCAACAACAAGTATTAAGAAATCAGATGAAAGTAAAAAAGGTGCAGAGATATTAATAATGAATTATCAACCAGAAGAGAAACAAATTGAAAGAGAAATTGATGTAGAGAATGATAATTTTTGGTCTTAA
- a CDS encoding patatin-like phospholipase family protein — MNNKKRALVISGGGAKGAWAGGLIQQMIEERGYDWDIYVGTSTGSLLITLTPLKEMNRLKEAYTSVSNKNIFTVDPFTKKGKINMFNAAWRIIKGKTSLGESGGLIKIIKQMYTVQDFYNVRKMKKDVYACAANYTHGTVDYAYNQTSTYEDYVNFTWASTSVPLAMDFVDIYNSRYLDGGVLMHVPIQKAIDCGADEIDVIVLRPEQIDTSKWEANNMFDVLMRTIDIMQEHISQSNVLIAQLNAGIKDVKLRIRYTPYKLTDNSLMFDKEQMIKWWNEGYEWGRKDNQSQKIYLKKK; from the coding sequence ATGAATAATAAAAAACGCGCTCTTGTAATTTCTGGAGGAGGTGCAAAAGGTGCCTGGGCTGGAGGTTTAATTCAACAAATGATAGAAGAACGTGGATATGATTGGGATATTTATGTTGGTACATCAACAGGCTCTTTACTTATAACTTTAACACCTTTAAAAGAAATGAATAGATTAAAAGAAGCTTACACTAGTGTAAGTAATAAAAACATTTTTACAGTTGATCCTTTTACTAAAAAAGGAAAAATTAATATGTTTAATGCAGCTTGGCGAATTATAAAAGGTAAAACATCATTAGGTGAATCTGGTGGTCTTATAAAAATTATTAAACAAATGTATACAGTACAAGATTTTTATAATGTAAGAAAAATGAAAAAAGATGTTTATGCTTGTGCTGCTAATTATACACATGGTACAGTAGATTATGCTTATAATCAAACAAGTACATATGAAGATTATGTTAATTTTACTTGGGCATCAACATCAGTACCATTAGCAATGGATTTTGTTGATATATACAATTCAAGATATTTAGATGGTGGTGTTCTAATGCATGTACCAATTCAAAAAGCAATTGATTGCGGTGCTGATGAAATTGATGTTATTGTTCTTAGACCAGAACAAATCGATACAAGTAAATGGGAAGCAAATAATATGTTTGATGTCCTTATGAGAACAATAGATATAATGCAAGAACATATTTCACAATCAAATGTATTAATTGCTCAATTAAATGCTGGTATCAAAGATGTTAAATTAAGAATTAGATATACTCCATATAAATTAACCGATAATTCATTAATGTTTGACAAAGAACAAATGATAAAATGGTGGAATGAAGGTTATGAATGGGGTAGAAAAGACAATCAATCACAGAAAATATATTTGAAAAAGAAATAA
- a CDS encoding adenylyltransferase/cytidyltransferase family protein, with translation MEIFKPSIRSLINTTFKKWNIRLSINEIYEKYSEPQRFYHTIENHIAPMLENIVKFSKEMKMDNDMLETLIVTAIFHDIVYNPKSKTNEKDSANFLLSVVYEVNDKVQTVVDTIHMTKTHNFSNKIEELFCVFDLDILTKSLPELLKWEELIYKEFEWVNWKDYKRERIELIKKIIEKRTELPIQVNYTGLQDLIYIIENKQPNIAIYAGSFNPFHLGHMNILKKAENIFDKVIIAKGRNDSKEINEIIFEGEFKKLQNLFPTKEILTYRGLLTNLLKEQEGRITLIRGLRNGFDLEAENTLMCYMKDLYPELKVIYIPCDREFKHISSSAIRSLEKYGDDIIRKYLP, from the coding sequence ATGGAAATTTTTAAACCATCAATAAGATCATTAATAAATACCACATTTAAAAAGTGGAACATTCGATTAAGTATCAACGAAATATACGAAAAGTATAGTGAGCCACAGAGATTCTATCATACAATTGAAAATCACATAGCCCCAATGCTTGAAAATATCGTTAAATTCAGCAAAGAAATGAAAATGGATAATGATATGCTTGAAACTCTGATAGTTACAGCAATATTCCACGATATTGTTTATAATCCAAAATCAAAAACTAATGAAAAAGATTCAGCAAATTTTTTACTTTCAGTTGTTTATGAAGTAAATGATAAAGTACAAACTGTTGTAGATACTATTCATATGACTAAAACTCATAATTTTTCAAATAAAATAGAAGAATTGTTTTGTGTTTTTGATCTTGATATACTTACAAAGAGTTTACCTGAATTATTAAAATGGGAAGAACTCATTTATAAAGAATTTGAATGGGTTAATTGGAAAGATTACAAACGTGAAAGAATTGAATTAATTAAGAAAATTATTGAAAAAAGAACAGAATTACCAATACAGGTTAATTATACAGGTTTACAAGATCTAATTTATATTATTGAGAACAAACAACCTAATATTGCAATTTATGCTGGTTCTTTCAATCCTTTTCATTTAGGACATATGAATATTTTAAAAAAAGCTGAAAATATATTTGATAAAGTAATAATTGCTAAAGGTAGAAATGATAGTAAAGAAATAAATGAAATAATCTTTGAAGGAGAATTCAAAAAGTTACAGAACTTATTTCCTACAAAAGAAATTTTAACTTATAGAGGTCTTTTAACAAACCTACTCAAAGAACAAGAGGGAAGAATAACTCTTATTAGAGGTCTTAGAAATGGTTTTGACCTTGAAGCAGAAAATACTCTAATGTGCTATATGAAAGATTTGTACCCTGAGTTAAAAGTTATTTATATACCTTGTGATAGAGAATTTAAACATATATCTTCATCTGCTATCAGAAGTCTTGAAAAATATGGCGATGATATAATTAGAAAATACTTACCGTAA
- a CDS encoding Hsp20/alpha crystallin family protein, translating to MTLVKFKQPYELFKSFDKTFDEMVDEFFGYTPTLFTRTTNILGAMNVKETNESYNLEILLPGFTKDETNVEIEDDMLTISAKVEDTNSQSNEGYTRKEFVKKSFVRSFSIPENVNTEKITADIKDGVLNIVLTKKQKEEQKSKKRKIM from the coding sequence ATGACACTAGTAAAATTTAAACAACCTTATGAATTATTTAAATCATTTGACAAAACATTCGATGAAATGGTTGATGAGTTTTTTGGTTATACACCAACATTGTTTACAAGAACAACCAATATTTTAGGCGCTATGAATGTAAAAGAAACAAATGAATCTTACAATTTAGAAATCCTTTTACCTGGATTTACTAAAGATGAAACTAATGTAGAAATTGAAGATGATATGCTTACAATTTCAGCAAAGGTAGAAGATACTAATTCCCAAAGTAATGAAGGTTACACTAGAAAGGAATTCGTGAAAAAATCTTTTGTAAGATCGTTTTCAATTCCTGAAAATGTGAATACTGAAAAAATAACAGCAGATATTAAAGATGGTGTTTTGAATATTGTTTTAACAAAAAAACAAAAAGAAGAACAAAAATCAAAGAAAAGAAAAATTATGTAA